One region of Streptomyces capillispiralis genomic DNA includes:
- a CDS encoding pyruvate dehydrogenase — protein sequence MAKQNVAEQFVDILTRAGVKRLYGVVGDSLNPVVDAVRRNPAIDWIHVRHEETAAFAAGAEAQITGRLGACAGSCGPGNLHLINGLYDAHRSMAPVLALASHIPSGEIGLGYFQETHPDQLFRECSHYSEMISSPQQMPRLLQTAIQHAVGRSGVSVVTLPGDIADHAAPEKPAETALVTSRPTVRPGDAEIDRLVDLIDGAEKVTLFCGSGTKGAHAEVMEFASKIKSPVGHALRGKEWIQYDNPYDVGMSGLLGYGAAYEATHECDLLILLGTDFPYNAFLPDDVKIVQVDVRPENLGRRSKLDLAVWGDVKETLRCLTPRVRTKDSRKFLDRMLRKHADALEGVVKAYTRKVDKHVPIHPEYVAAVLDELADDDAVFTVDTGMCNVWAARYISPNGRRRVIGSFSHGSMANALPMAIGAQFTDRGRQVVSMSGDGGFTMLMGDFLTLVQYDLPVKVVLFNNSSLSMVELEMLVAGLPSHGTAMKNPDFAAVARACGAHGVRVEKPKELAGALKAAFKHKGPALVDIVTDPNALSIPPKISAEMVTGFALSASKMVLDGGVGRMLQMARSNLRNVPRP from the coding sequence ATGGCCAAACAGAACGTCGCGGAACAGTTCGTCGACATCCTCACCCGCGCGGGAGTCAAGCGCCTCTACGGCGTCGTCGGCGACAGCCTCAACCCCGTCGTCGACGCCGTGCGCCGCAACCCCGCCATCGACTGGATCCACGTCCGGCACGAGGAGACCGCCGCCTTCGCCGCCGGCGCCGAGGCGCAGATCACCGGCCGGCTGGGCGCCTGCGCCGGCTCCTGCGGGCCCGGCAACCTGCACCTCATCAACGGCCTGTACGACGCCCACCGTTCCATGGCGCCGGTGCTGGCCCTCGCCTCGCACATCCCGTCCGGTGAGATCGGCCTCGGCTACTTCCAGGAGACCCACCCCGACCAGCTGTTCCGTGAGTGCAGCCACTACAGCGAGATGATCTCCAGTCCGCAGCAGATGCCCCGGCTGCTGCAGACCGCCATCCAGCACGCGGTCGGCCGCTCCGGCGTCAGCGTCGTCACCCTCCCCGGCGACATCGCCGACCACGCCGCCCCCGAGAAGCCCGCGGAGACCGCCCTCGTCACCTCCCGGCCCACCGTCCGCCCCGGCGACGCCGAGATCGACCGCCTCGTCGACCTGATCGACGGCGCCGAGAAGGTCACCCTCTTCTGCGGCAGCGGCACCAAGGGCGCGCACGCCGAGGTCATGGAGTTCGCGAGCAAGATCAAGTCCCCGGTCGGCCACGCCCTGCGCGGCAAGGAGTGGATCCAGTACGACAACCCGTACGACGTCGGCATGAGCGGACTGCTCGGCTACGGCGCCGCCTACGAGGCCACCCACGAGTGCGACCTGCTGATCCTGCTCGGCACCGACTTCCCGTACAACGCCTTCCTCCCCGACGACGTGAAGATCGTCCAGGTCGACGTGCGGCCCGAGAACCTGGGCCGCCGCTCCAAGCTGGACCTCGCGGTGTGGGGCGACGTGAAGGAGACCCTGCGCTGCCTCACCCCCCGGGTCCGTACCAAGGACAGCCGGAAGTTCCTCGACCGGATGCTGAGGAAGCACGCGGACGCGCTGGAGGGGGTGGTGAAGGCGTACACGCGCAAGGTGGACAAGCACGTGCCGATCCACCCCGAGTACGTGGCCGCCGTACTGGACGAACTCGCCGACGACGACGCGGTGTTCACCGTCGACACCGGGATGTGCAACGTCTGGGCGGCCCGCTACATCTCGCCCAACGGCCGCCGCCGGGTGATCGGTTCGTTCTCCCACGGCTCGATGGCCAACGCGCTGCCCATGGCGATCGGGGCGCAGTTCACCGACCGCGGCCGGCAGGTGGTGTCGATGTCCGGCGACGGCGGATTCACCATGCTGATGGGCGACTTCCTCACCCTGGTCCAGTACGACCTGCCGGTGAAGGTGGTCCTGTTCAACAACTCCTCCCTCAGCATGGTCGAGTTGGAGATGCTGGTCGCCGGGCTGCCCTCGCACGGCACCGCCATGAAGAACCCCGACTTCGCCGCCGTCGCCCGCGCCTGCGGTGCCCACGGGGTGCGGGTGGAGAAGCCCAAGGAACTCGCCGGGGCGCTGAAGGCCGCGTTCAAGCACAAGGGGCCGGCCCTCGTCGACATCGTCACCGACCCCAACGCGCTGTCCATCCCGCCGAAGATCAGCGCGGAGATGGTGACCGGCTTCGCGCTGTCCGCCTCCAAGATGGTGCTGGACGGAGGCGTCGGCCGGATGCTCCAGATGGCGCGCTCCAACCTGCGCAACGTGCCCCGTCCGTAG
- a CDS encoding DUF2637 domain-containing protein translates to MRLTDISLNWLLPGAVLLLGMLAAVAVLARGKRSSVKDTRAEDSWERSEERRRRKEALYGTVSYVLLFCCAAVAAALSFHGLVGFGEQNLGLSGGWQYLVPFGLDGAAMFCSVLAVREASHGDAALGSRILVWTFAFAAAWFNWVHAPRGIGHDGAPHFFAGMSLSAAVLFDRALKQTRRAALREQGLVPRPLPQIRIVRWLRAPRETYRAWSLMLLEGVRSLDEAVEEVREDKIRKDEAKQRRRDQQRVERARAKAISRGHRGFVGRGGRELEAPTVERGSDMVSAEPAIAAEALPVRARPSLQPVRTGADPMTVDLTAEDDTQALPRLDSLERKLKDLEQQFG, encoded by the coding sequence ATGAGACTGACCGACATATCGCTGAACTGGCTGCTTCCGGGCGCCGTGCTGCTCCTGGGCATGCTGGCGGCGGTGGCGGTGCTGGCGCGCGGCAAGCGCTCCTCGGTCAAGGACACACGTGCCGAGGACTCGTGGGAGCGCAGCGAGGAGCGCCGCAGGCGCAAGGAGGCCCTCTACGGCACCGTCTCCTACGTCCTGCTGTTCTGTTGCGCGGCGGTGGCCGCCGCGCTCTCCTTCCACGGACTGGTCGGCTTCGGCGAGCAGAACCTCGGACTGTCCGGCGGCTGGCAGTACCTCGTCCCCTTCGGCCTGGACGGCGCCGCGATGTTCTGCTCGGTGCTCGCCGTGCGCGAGGCCAGCCACGGTGACGCGGCCCTCGGCTCGCGCATACTCGTGTGGACGTTCGCCTTCGCCGCCGCCTGGTTCAACTGGGTGCACGCGCCGCGGGGCATCGGCCACGACGGCGCGCCGCACTTCTTCGCGGGCATGTCGCTGTCGGCGGCGGTGCTGTTCGACCGCGCGCTGAAGCAGACCCGCCGGGCCGCCCTGCGGGAACAGGGCCTGGTTCCGCGTCCGTTGCCGCAGATCCGGATCGTCCGCTGGCTGCGCGCCCCCCGGGAGACGTACCGCGCCTGGTCGCTGATGCTGCTGGAGGGCGTGCGCAGCCTCGACGAGGCGGTCGAGGAAGTGCGCGAGGACAAGATCCGCAAGGACGAGGCCAAGCAGCGCCGGCGCGACCAGCAGCGCGTGGAGCGGGCCCGGGCGAAGGCGATCAGCCGGGGCCACCGGGGTTTCGTGGGCCGCGGCGGACGCGAGCTGGAGGCTCCGACCGTGGAGCGCGGCTCCGACATGGTGTCCGCGGAGCCTGCCATAGCGGCGGAGGCCCTGCCCGTCCGCGCGCGTCCCTCCCTGCAGCCGGTGCGCACCGGCGCTGACCCGATGACCGTCGACCTCACCGCCGAGGACGACACCCAGGCCCTGCCGCGCCTGGACTCCCTGGAGCGCAAGCTCAAGGACCTGGAGCAGCAGTTCGGCTGA
- a CDS encoding protein phosphatase 2C domain-containing protein produces the protein MSQQGGRPTGPEDDWWRQLYDDTTGDTGPAPAPDSLDDRFASASGALGTGRPPDPAARVPAPRTTPAPRPGVPPRPGAAPPRAPWEPPPAAPPGPVTFPPPAPRPPGPPPQPPGTAGRETPRDPAPPPTAPSLPTALGSWTPAPPDAPPPGAPQAPAGGASAEPAGPRSRRLVPPSAPLPSRAHVGSRPPTYDAEPTALPAADPDELDALVPDTVLDGARYGACTLRAASVRGDSARYRGEPRRDALLTARFGTGERALVLVALATGARTAPGAHRAAAEACRWIGEAVGRSQARLVDDIRAARRGDLKSGLHRLTDRSLGRLRASAAEQGLAPDAYAATLRCLLLPADPECRTRVFFGVGPGGLFRLRDGAWQDIEPEAGEVRGEPVVGFGSPPSGARGGDLLTMDLGIPTPPSPYEPAPGPPREPFRFRTSVARPGDTLLMCGTGLADPLRGEEELRAHLADRWSRPEPPGLAAFLADTQVRVKGYADDRTAVAVWEA, from the coding sequence ATGAGTCAGCAGGGGGGAAGGCCCACCGGTCCCGAGGACGACTGGTGGAGGCAGCTGTACGACGACACCACCGGCGACACGGGCCCCGCGCCCGCGCCCGATTCCCTGGACGACCGCTTCGCCTCGGCGTCCGGCGCGCTCGGCACCGGCCGGCCCCCGGACCCCGCCGCGAGGGTCCCCGCCCCCCGGACGACCCCGGCCCCCCGGCCCGGCGTACCGCCCCGCCCCGGCGCCGCCCCGCCCCGCGCCCCCTGGGAACCGCCGCCCGCCGCGCCACCGGGCCCGGTGACCTTCCCGCCGCCGGCCCCCCGGCCGCCCGGACCACCGCCACAGCCCCCCGGTACGGCCGGCCGGGAAACCCCGCGGGACCCCGCCCCGCCGCCGACGGCCCCCTCCCTCCCCACCGCCCTCGGCTCCTGGACACCCGCCCCGCCCGACGCACCGCCCCCCGGCGCCCCTCAGGCGCCCGCCGGCGGCGCGAGCGCGGAACCCGCCGGCCCCCGCTCCCGGCGCCTGGTCCCGCCGTCGGCCCCGCTCCCCTCCCGCGCCCACGTCGGATCCCGGCCCCCCACCTACGACGCCGAACCCACCGCCCTGCCCGCGGCCGACCCCGACGAGCTGGACGCACTGGTCCCGGACACCGTGCTGGACGGGGCCCGGTACGGCGCCTGCACCCTGCGGGCCGCCTCCGTGCGCGGGGACTCCGCGCGGTACCGGGGCGAGCCGCGCCGCGACGCGCTGCTGACCGCCCGGTTCGGGACGGGGGAGCGGGCCCTGGTCCTGGTCGCGCTGGCGACCGGCGCCCGCACCGCACCCGGCGCGCACCGCGCCGCCGCCGAGGCCTGCCGCTGGATCGGCGAGGCGGTGGGCCGCAGCCAGGCCCGCCTCGTCGACGACATAAGGGCCGCCCGGCGCGGCGACCTCAAGTCCGGGCTGCACCGCCTCACCGACCGCAGCCTCGGCAGGCTCCGCGCCAGCGCCGCCGAGCAGGGCCTCGCACCCGACGCCTACGCCGCCACCCTGCGCTGCCTCCTGCTGCCCGCCGACCCCGAATGCCGCACCCGGGTCTTCTTCGGCGTGGGCCCCGGCGGACTGTTCCGGCTGCGGGACGGCGCGTGGCAGGACATCGAACCGGAGGCCGGCGAGGTCAGGGGTGAGCCCGTGGTCGGTTTCGGTTCGCCGCCCTCCGGGGCCCGGGGCGGCGACCTGCTCACCATGGACCTGGGCATCCCCACACCCCCGAGCCCGTACGAGCCGGCGCCCGGACCGCCCCGCGAACCCTTCCGCTTCCGCACCTCCGTAGCCCGCCCGGGTGACACCCTGCTGATGTGCGGCACCGGCCTCGCCGACCCGCTGCGCGGCGAGGAGGAGCTGCGCGCCCACCTCGCCGACCGGTGGTCGCGCCCCGAACCGCCCGGCCTCGCGGCCTTCCTCGCCGACACCCAGGTGCGGGTCAAGGGGTACGCGGACGACCGCACGGCCGTCGCCGTCTGGGAGGCGTGA
- a CDS encoding (2Fe-2S)-binding protein produces the protein MPVPGSVVADAYARLAEAFPAMAVTEVGAGEAMPRGGGWVAASELAEGGTGLEAFLTWDDTQVLRDYGQRGRPDVIASFGLHRYAWPACLLITVPWFLRRRVPHYPVTHVSFDRTAPGLAVGRFAVRPDGFSCLPDDPAAALPGARVVPDEEALRAEVRAAVAQHLEPVLGGFGPRMRRRGRALWGMATDEIVESLRYVSQLLGEEERGLRELELLLPGATKPYVGAAAFRRPAGPDGEPAAVTRERVSCCMFYTLRPEDVCATCPRTCATGRTPAATAGTATVRTGELVAQAS, from the coding sequence ATGCCTGTGCCCGGTTCGGTCGTCGCGGACGCGTACGCCCGTCTGGCGGAGGCCTTCCCCGCGATGGCCGTCACCGAGGTCGGCGCCGGCGAGGCGATGCCCCGGGGCGGCGGCTGGGTCGCCGCGTCGGAGCTCGCCGAGGGCGGGACCGGCCTGGAGGCGTTCCTCACCTGGGACGACACCCAGGTGCTGCGGGACTACGGGCAGCGGGGCCGCCCGGACGTGATCGCCAGCTTCGGTCTGCACCGCTACGCATGGCCCGCCTGCCTGCTGATCACCGTGCCGTGGTTCCTGCGCCGCCGGGTGCCGCACTACCCCGTGACGCACGTCTCGTTCGACCGCACCGCCCCCGGCCTGGCCGTGGGCCGCTTCGCCGTGCGGCCGGACGGCTTCTCCTGCCTGCCCGACGACCCCGCCGCCGCCCTGCCCGGCGCCCGCGTGGTGCCCGACGAGGAGGCGCTGCGGGCGGAGGTGCGCGCGGCGGTCGCCCAGCACCTCGAACCGGTCCTGGGCGGTTTCGGCCCGCGGATGCGGCGGCGCGGCCGGGCGCTGTGGGGCATGGCGACCGACGAGATCGTGGAGAGCCTGCGGTACGTCTCCCAGCTGCTCGGCGAGGAGGAGCGCGGGCTGCGGGAGCTGGAGCTGCTGCTGCCGGGCGCGACCAAGCCGTACGTGGGCGCGGCCGCCTTCCGCCGGCCGGCCGGACCCGACGGCGAGCCGGCCGCCGTCACCCGGGAGCGGGTCAGCTGCTGCATGTTCTACACCCTGCGTCCGGAGGACGTCTGCGCCACCTGCCCGCGCACCTGCGCCACCGGGCGGACGCCGGCCGCGACGGCCGGGACGGCCACCGTACGGACCGGCGAGCTGGTCGCGCAGGCGAGTTGA
- a CDS encoding ATP-binding protein translates to MKSQVSAAQLKRTLGRADLRAVPESRRALRELLRDWGSTERSEVAELLTSELVTNALVHTDHEAVLTATVGPGGLRVEVRDFVAGEPRPRVPCADGTHGRGLVLVESLADGWGIRKHGVGKSVWFELDADAAA, encoded by the coding sequence ATGAAGAGTCAGGTGTCGGCGGCACAGCTGAAACGCACACTGGGGCGGGCGGATCTGCGCGCGGTGCCCGAGTCCCGCAGGGCACTGCGGGAACTGCTCAGGGACTGGGGCAGTACGGAGCGGTCGGAGGTGGCGGAGCTGCTGACGAGCGAGCTCGTCACCAACGCGCTCGTCCACACCGACCACGAGGCGGTCCTGACGGCCACCGTCGGGCCGGGCGGACTACGGGTGGAGGTGCGGGACTTCGTGGCCGGTGAGCCCCGGCCGCGCGTACCGTGCGCCGACGGTACGCACGGGCGGGGTCTGGTGCTGGTGGAGTCCCTCGCCGACGGGTGGGGGATCAGGAAGCACGGGGTGGGCAAGTCCGTCTGGTTCGAACTCGACGCGGACGCCGCCGCCTGA
- a CDS encoding transcriptional regulator, with the protein MSAQDDVAGFAALLRELKERTDRSYGSLARRLNMNTSTLHRYCAGEAVPVDFAPVERFAALCGASSAERLELHRRWLRAVRARQRPRAADASATTLTEPERETETETKPEPEPATAPGAGSDSGSGPDVHSGPTTPDDPGEPATAPDHPGDPTADPTTDPATGPGEAQEGVVSGPLTGGAGVRRPWYRRRRRVGVALAAVCALLATVGSLSALPDGRRSSGEGRPTAAPGTTGAAGPHGRTSPPAPSGSGSASPSAKATAEGKGKAEAEADTKGDRGPGSSGPAHGPSAPAAPRQSASAGPPPLTWSVDSQVWAHGCGHDYVIAKPPEQVPPPPAPQDAGTWAATQSAVHGGETMVELSVQGTSDTAVVLTGLRVRVAGRADPAPGHAYAMDQGCGGALTPRYFDVDLDKDRPIARAVAGNDAGTPIPAVRMPYRVSATDPEVLLVTARTRGCDCRWYLELDWSSQGRTGTVRIDDRGRPFRTSGIEGLPRHEYDTSARAWRPRAE; encoded by the coding sequence GTGTCGGCACAGGACGACGTGGCCGGGTTCGCGGCGCTGCTGCGGGAGCTGAAGGAACGTACGGACCGCAGTTACGGCTCGCTGGCCCGTCGGCTGAACATGAACACCTCGACGCTGCACCGCTACTGCGCCGGCGAGGCGGTGCCGGTCGACTTCGCGCCGGTCGAGCGGTTCGCCGCCCTGTGCGGCGCGTCGAGCGCGGAACGCCTGGAACTCCACCGCCGCTGGCTCCGCGCGGTCCGGGCACGGCAACGCCCGCGGGCGGCGGACGCGTCGGCCACGACCCTGACGGAACCGGAACGGGAAACGGAAACGGAAACGAAACCGGAACCGGAACCGGCCACCGCACCGGGGGCCGGTTCGGACTCCGGCTCCGGTCCCGATGTTCACTCCGGCCCCACAACGCCCGACGACCCCGGCGAACCGGCCACCGCTCCCGACCACCCGGGCGACCCGACCGCCGACCCAACCACCGATCCGGCCACCGGGCCGGGCGAGGCCCAAGAGGGCGTGGTGAGCGGGCCCTTGACCGGGGGCGCGGGCGTTCGGCGGCCCTGGTACCGGCGGCGCAGGCGGGTCGGTGTCGCCCTGGCCGCCGTCTGTGCGCTGCTCGCCACCGTGGGGAGTCTGTCCGCGCTGCCGGACGGCCGGCGGTCGTCCGGCGAGGGGCGGCCCACCGCCGCGCCCGGGACGACCGGTGCGGCGGGCCCGCACGGCCGTACCTCCCCGCCCGCCCCGTCCGGTTCCGGTTCCGCCTCACCCTCCGCGAAGGCGACGGCGGAAGGGAAGGGGAAGGCGGAGGCGGAGGCGGACACGAAGGGAGACCGCGGCCCCGGCTCCTCCGGTCCGGCACACGGCCCGTCCGCCCCGGCCGCTCCGCGGCAGTCCGCGTCCGCCGGGCCCCCGCCGCTCACCTGGTCCGTCGACTCCCAGGTCTGGGCGCACGGGTGCGGCCACGACTACGTGATCGCCAAGCCGCCGGAGCAGGTCCCCCCGCCCCCGGCCCCGCAGGACGCCGGGACCTGGGCGGCGACGCAGTCGGCGGTGCACGGGGGCGAGACCATGGTGGAGCTGTCGGTGCAGGGGACCTCCGACACGGCCGTCGTCCTGACCGGGCTGCGCGTCCGCGTGGCGGGCCGCGCTGATCCCGCCCCGGGTCACGCGTACGCCATGGACCAGGGGTGCGGCGGCGCGCTCACCCCGCGGTACTTCGACGTCGACCTGGACAAGGACCGGCCGATCGCCCGCGCGGTGGCCGGGAACGACGCGGGCACGCCGATCCCGGCGGTGCGCATGCCCTACCGGGTCTCCGCGACCGACCCCGAGGTGCTGCTGGTCACCGCCCGGACGCGGGGCTGCGACTGCCGCTGGTACCTGGAGCTGGACTGGTCCTCCCAGGGCCGCACCGGCACGGTGCGGATCGACGACCGCGGCCGCCCGTTCCGCACCAGCGGCATCGAGGGCCTGCCCCGCCACGAGTACGACACCTCGGCGCGCGCCTGGCGCCCCCGGGCGGAGTGA
- a CDS encoding GntR family transcriptional regulator, whose translation MKQGTQGSAWTGNAATGPAGEAARGRFRVPAQPTAQDADRPRDADRPLNAECDRRRGGPHDAEGGTARGEHTHGEPAPRPARPAVQRSSVRGQILAALRTALVTGDLSPGEVYSAPVLAERFGVSATPVREAMQQLTLEGAVEVVPNRGFRVVERGARELAELAEVRALIEVPVMLRLARTVPAARWAELRPLAEATVRAASSGCRATYAEADRAFHGAVLGLAGNEQLVRIAEDLHRRAQWPLVGSTPGTRGRAELVADAHEHTALLDALIAGDLEVVRSLVSEHFTGAA comes from the coding sequence GTGAAGCAGGGCACGCAGGGCTCCGCCTGGACGGGGAACGCCGCGACCGGCCCGGCCGGCGAGGCCGCCCGGGGCCGCTTCCGGGTGCCCGCCCAGCCGACGGCCCAGGACGCGGACCGGCCCCGGGACGCGGACCGGCCTCTGAACGCCGAGTGCGACCGGCGGCGCGGCGGGCCGCACGACGCCGAGGGCGGGACCGCGCGCGGCGAGCACACGCACGGCGAACCCGCCCCCCGCCCCGCCCGGCCCGCCGTCCAGCGGTCCTCCGTGCGCGGCCAGATCCTCGCCGCCCTGCGCACCGCGCTGGTGACGGGCGACCTGAGCCCCGGCGAGGTGTACTCGGCGCCGGTGCTCGCCGAGCGGTTCGGCGTCTCCGCGACGCCCGTGCGCGAGGCCATGCAGCAGCTCACCCTGGAGGGCGCGGTCGAGGTCGTGCCGAACCGCGGGTTCCGCGTCGTCGAGCGGGGCGCGCGGGAACTGGCCGAGCTGGCCGAGGTGCGGGCGCTGATCGAGGTCCCGGTGATGCTGCGGCTGGCGCGCACGGTGCCCGCCGCGCGCTGGGCCGAACTGCGCCCCCTCGCCGAGGCCACCGTCCGCGCCGCCTCCTCCGGCTGCCGGGCCACCTACGCCGAGGCCGACCGCGCCTTCCACGGCGCGGTGCTCGGCCTCGCCGGCAACGAACAGCTGGTCCGCATCGCCGAGGACCTGCACCGCCGCGCCCAGTGGCCCCTGGTCGGCAGCACCCCCGGGACACGCGGCCGGGCGGAACTGGTGGCCGACGCCCACGAGCACACCGCCCTGCTGGACGCGCTGATCGCGGGCGACCTCGAGGTGGTGCGCTCCCTGGTGAGCGAGCACTTCACCGGGGCGGCCTGA
- a CDS encoding AlkA N-terminal domain-containing protein yields the protein MTDEDSRYEAVRSRDARFDGAFFFAVETTGIYCRPSCPAVTPKRHNVRFFATAAAAQGSGFRACRRCRPDAVPGSAEWNVRADVVGRAMRMIADGVVDREGVAGLAARLGYSGRQVQRQLTGELGAGPVALARAQRAHAARVLLQTTGLPVTRIAFASGFASVRQFNDTVRAVYAATPSELRAAAPRAGRASRRTPTPAAGIPLRLAHRGPYQAGPVFDLLEHEAVEGVEDITGRPGARTYRRTLRLPHGTAIAAVGERPGTPRTGTGAHPGGWLDARVHLTDLRDLTTAVQRLRRLFDLDADPYAVDERLGADARLAPLVAARPGLRSPGAADPDELAVRALVGRDEAARLVQRYGKRLDAPCGSLTHLFPEPGVLAGAEPDGTLGALTAALADGAVRLGPGADRDAARDALAAVPGLDARTAAAIRTRALGDPDVAPPGPALPDSWRPWRSYALNHLRAAGELEYR from the coding sequence GTGACGGACGAGGACAGCAGGTACGAGGCGGTGCGCAGCCGGGACGCCCGGTTCGACGGGGCGTTCTTCTTCGCCGTGGAGACCACCGGGATCTACTGCCGTCCCAGCTGCCCCGCGGTCACCCCGAAGCGGCACAACGTGCGGTTCTTCGCGACCGCCGCCGCCGCGCAGGGCTCCGGCTTCCGGGCCTGCCGGCGGTGCCGCCCGGACGCCGTGCCCGGCTCCGCCGAGTGGAACGTACGGGCCGACGTCGTGGGCCGGGCCATGCGCATGATCGCCGACGGCGTCGTCGACCGCGAGGGCGTCGCCGGACTCGCCGCCCGGCTCGGCTACAGCGGCCGCCAGGTGCAGCGCCAGCTCACCGGAGAACTCGGCGCCGGACCCGTCGCACTCGCCCGGGCCCAGCGGGCGCACGCCGCGCGCGTGCTCCTGCAGACCACCGGGCTGCCGGTGACGCGGATCGCGTTCGCGTCCGGCTTTGCCAGCGTGCGCCAGTTCAACGACACGGTGCGCGCCGTGTACGCCGCCACCCCCAGCGAACTGCGCGCCGCCGCACCCCGCGCCGGCCGCGCCTCCCGCCGTACCCCCACCCCGGCCGCCGGCATCCCCCTGCGGCTCGCCCACCGCGGCCCCTACCAGGCAGGACCCGTCTTCGACCTGCTGGAACACGAGGCCGTCGAGGGCGTCGAGGACATCACCGGCCGCCCGGGCGCCCGCACCTACCGGCGCACCCTGCGCCTGCCCCACGGCACCGCCATCGCCGCCGTCGGCGAACGCCCCGGCACCCCCCGTACCGGGACCGGCGCCCACCCCGGCGGCTGGCTCGACGCCCGGGTCCACCTCACCGACCTCCGCGACCTGACCACCGCCGTGCAGCGGCTGCGGCGGCTGTTCGACCTGGACGCCGACCCGTACGCCGTCGACGAACGGCTCGGCGCCGACGCCCGGCTCGCCCCGCTGGTCGCCGCCCGGCCCGGACTGCGCTCGCCCGGCGCCGCCGATCCGGACGAACTGGCGGTGCGCGCCCTGGTGGGCCGCGACGAGGCCGCGCGGCTGGTCCAGCGCTACGGCAAGCGCCTCGACGCCCCCTGCGGCAGCCTCACCCACCTGTTCCCCGAACCCGGCGTCCTCGCCGGGGCCGAGCCCGACGGCACCCTGGGCGCGCTCACCGCCGCCCTCGCCGACGGCGCCGTACGCCTCGGACCCGGCGCCGACCGGGACGCCGCCCGGGACGCGCTCGCCGCCGTCCCCGGCCTGGACGCCCGGACGGCCGCCGCGATCCGCACCCGGGCCCTCGGCGACCCCGACGTGGCCCCGCCCGGCCCCGCCCTTCCCGACAGCTGGCGCCCCTGGCGCTCGTACGCCCTGAACCACCTGCGTGCCGCAGGGGAGTTGGAGTACCGATGA
- a CDS encoding DUF456 domain-containing protein: protein MGAWDLLLVGLVLLLGLCGVLLPGVPGSWLVWAAVLWWALEEPRPVAWWVLVGATVVLFLSQVVRWALPPRRLRSDGRLWAYAGWGSFLGFVLLPVLGAVAGFLAGVYLCERLRLGRRREAAAATRTAMRSGGWSLLTELFTCQLITAAWLGAVFWG, encoded by the coding sequence ATGGGAGCGTGGGACCTCCTGCTCGTCGGACTGGTGCTCCTGCTCGGCCTGTGCGGAGTGCTGCTGCCCGGAGTGCCGGGGTCGTGGCTGGTGTGGGCCGCGGTCCTGTGGTGGGCGCTGGAGGAGCCGCGGCCGGTGGCGTGGTGGGTGCTGGTGGGGGCGACCGTCGTGCTGTTCCTGTCCCAGGTGGTGCGGTGGGCGCTGCCGCCCCGGCGGCTGCGATCGGACGGCCGGCTGTGGGCGTACGCGGGCTGGGGCTCGTTCCTCGGCTTCGTCCTGCTGCCCGTGCTCGGCGCGGTCGCGGGCTTCCTCGCCGGTGTCTACCTCTGCGAGCGGCTGCGCCTGGGCCGCCGCCGGGAGGCGGCCGCCGCGACGCGCACCGCCATGCGCTCGGGGGGCTGGAGCCTGCTGACGGAACTGTTCACCTGCCAGCTGATCACGGCGGCGTGGCTGGGCGCGGTCTTCTGGGGCTGA
- a CDS encoding methylated-DNA--[protein]-cysteine S-methyltransferase — MTMPTTDVTYWTSVTSPVGPLLLTAAPTGELTSLSVPGQKGGQSVRDDWRRDPGPFREAERQLAAYFAGELKEFRLALRAVGTPFREKVWAALDEVPYGATVSYGEIAARIGAPRAAVRAVGGAIGANPLLVVRPCHRVIGSDGSLTGYAGGLERKVRLLTHEGALRP; from the coding sequence ATGACCATGCCGACGACCGACGTCACCTACTGGACGAGCGTGACCAGTCCGGTCGGGCCACTGCTGCTCACCGCCGCCCCGACCGGCGAGCTGACCTCGCTCTCCGTGCCCGGGCAGAAGGGCGGGCAGAGCGTGCGGGACGACTGGCGGCGGGACCCGGGACCGTTCCGCGAGGCCGAGCGGCAGCTCGCCGCGTACTTCGCCGGCGAGCTGAAGGAGTTCCGGCTGGCCCTGCGCGCCGTCGGCACGCCGTTCCGGGAGAAGGTGTGGGCGGCGCTCGACGAGGTGCCCTACGGGGCGACCGTGTCCTACGGCGAGATCGCGGCGCGCATCGGCGCGCCGCGGGCCGCCGTCCGGGCCGTCGGCGGCGCCATCGGCGCGAACCCGCTGCTCGTCGTCCGCCCCTGCCACCGGGTGATCGGCTCCGACGGGTCGCTGACCGGATACGCCGGCGGACTGGAGCGGAAGGTACGGCTCCTCACCCACGAGGGCGCGCTGCGGCCGTGA